One region of Gouania willdenowi chromosome 13, fGouWil2.1, whole genome shotgun sequence genomic DNA includes:
- the LOC114474894 gene encoding myelin protein zero-like protein 2 isoform X1: MCVKGVHVLTVLSGLAALGVLQVSGIRIYTSGSMEAVNGTDVRLKCTFQSSAPINPNTVTISWTFRPLTQGREESVFHYQHQPYPPLEGIFRKRISWDGDIMGRDASIIIREVKFTYNGTYICQVKNPPDVHGTVGEIKLRVVTTASFSGLVLLALAIGGGIAVMVILMIIVVSCRRCRKKRQRQRQLEENEEAPSKERKDPTVCHPARAMHLYLSETSIEIDSSDGMISGPSTPSSSSSEEEEPSSDEDEGDDDSD; encoded by the exons GTGTGCTGCAGGTGAGCGGTATCCGTATATACACATCTGGAAGCATGGAGGCAGTTAATGGTACCGATGTCCGCCTGAAGTGCACTTTCCAGAGTTCGGCTCCCATCAACCCTAACACGGTTACAATCTCCTGGACCTTCAGACCTCTCACACAAGGACGAGAGGAGTCG GTGTTTCACTACCAGCATCAGCCCTATCCTCCTTTAGAAGGCATCTTCAGGAAGCGCATCTCTTGGGACGGTGACATCATGGGTCGAGATGCCTCCATCATAATTCGAGAGGTCAAGTTTACCTACAACGGGACTTACATCTGCCAGGTCAAGAATCCGCCTGACGTTCACGGCACAGTTGGAGAGATCAAACTCCGGGTTGTCACCACAG CTTCCTTTTCTGGACTTGTTCTTCTGGCGTTAGCCATTGGAGGCGGCATTGCTGTTATGGTCATCCTTATGATCATCGTCGTGTCCTGCAGGCGATGCAGGAAgaagagacagagacagagacagctTGAAGAAAATGAAGAAGCTCCAAGCAAAGAGAGGAAAGACCCGACCGTGTG tcACCCAGCACGGGCAATGCACCTCTACTTATCAGAGACGTCCATAGAGATTGACAGTTCAGACGGCATGATCTCAGGCCCCAGCACGCCGTCCTCGAGCTCCTCGGAGGAAGAGGAGCCGAGCTCAGACGAGGACGAAGGAGACGACGACTCCGACTGA
- the LOC114474894 gene encoding myelin protein zero-like protein 2 isoform X2 — translation MCVKGVHVLTVLSGLAALGVLQVSGIRIYTSGSMEAVNGTDVRLKCTFQSSAPINPNTVTISWTFRPLTQGREESVFHYQHQPYPPLEGIFRKRISWDGDIMGRDASIIIREVKFTYNGTYICQVKNPPDVHGTVGEIKLRVVTTASFSGLVLLALAIGGGIAVMVILMIIVVSCRRCRKKRQRQRQLEENEEAPSKERKDPTVCVCCWLSIYSNSWLLTARTWSPSLFNRVNAAIWSF, via the exons GTGTGCTGCAGGTGAGCGGTATCCGTATATACACATCTGGAAGCATGGAGGCAGTTAATGGTACCGATGTCCGCCTGAAGTGCACTTTCCAGAGTTCGGCTCCCATCAACCCTAACACGGTTACAATCTCCTGGACCTTCAGACCTCTCACACAAGGACGAGAGGAGTCG GTGTTTCACTACCAGCATCAGCCCTATCCTCCTTTAGAAGGCATCTTCAGGAAGCGCATCTCTTGGGACGGTGACATCATGGGTCGAGATGCCTCCATCATAATTCGAGAGGTCAAGTTTACCTACAACGGGACTTACATCTGCCAGGTCAAGAATCCGCCTGACGTTCACGGCACAGTTGGAGAGATCAAACTCCGGGTTGTCACCACAG CTTCCTTTTCTGGACTTGTTCTTCTGGCGTTAGCCATTGGAGGCGGCATTGCTGTTATGGTCATCCTTATGATCATCGTCGTGTCCTGCAGGCGATGCAGGAAgaagagacagagacagagacagctTGAAGAAAATGAAGAAGCTCCAAGCAAAGAGAGGAAAGACCCGACCGTGTG TGTCTGCTGCTGGCTTTCTATTTACTCCAACTCGTGGTTACTTACTGCAAGAACATGGTCTCCCTCCTTGTTTAATCGTGTTAATGCTGCTATCTGGAGTTTTTGA